In one Spirosoma rigui genomic region, the following are encoded:
- the aroB gene encoding 3-dehydroquinate synthase, with the protein MSTVTIAPLAESLPAFLNSHDFSAIAVIVDNHTFKFCYPEIKALLPKHTLVRIKAGEEQKHLATCELIWDALTRANFDRHALVLNLGGGVIGDMGGFCAATYKRGIAFAQLPTTLLAQVDASVGGKLGIDFNGLKNHIGVFQLPNTVLVDPAFLATLPERELRSGFAEIIKHCLIADAAMWEQIRRRDLDEQNWPELVAHSVAIKQRVVAQDPTEKGLRKILNFGHTLGHAVETHFLSQSRKRLLHGEAIAVGMVAEAFIAYHKKMIDEILLTQIEEYVFAVYGNARLTEGDVEPILALTLQDKKNRGREVRMSLLDGPGSCAFDVPVTMAEMRKALAYYNGEA; encoded by the coding sequence ATGTCAACCGTAACGATTGCTCCCCTCGCCGAAAGCCTGCCCGCTTTCCTGAATTCCCATGATTTTTCGGCCATTGCCGTCATCGTCGATAACCATACCTTCAAGTTCTGTTATCCCGAAATAAAGGCGCTGCTGCCCAAACATACCCTCGTGCGGATCAAAGCCGGGGAAGAACAGAAGCACCTGGCCACCTGTGAGCTGATCTGGGACGCCCTGACCCGGGCCAACTTCGACCGTCACGCGCTGGTACTTAACCTGGGCGGGGGCGTTATTGGTGACATGGGTGGTTTCTGCGCGGCTACTTACAAACGCGGTATCGCCTTTGCCCAACTGCCCACCACCCTGCTCGCGCAGGTCGACGCCAGCGTGGGCGGCAAGCTGGGCATTGATTTCAATGGACTGAAAAACCACATCGGCGTATTTCAGCTGCCTAATACGGTGCTGGTCGACCCTGCGTTTTTGGCAACCCTGCCCGAGCGGGAACTCCGGTCAGGGTTCGCTGAGATCATCAAGCACTGCCTCATTGCCGATGCGGCCATGTGGGAGCAGATCCGTCGGCGCGACCTCGACGAACAAAACTGGCCCGAACTGGTAGCGCATTCCGTTGCGATCAAGCAGCGAGTGGTGGCGCAGGACCCTACCGAGAAGGGGTTACGCAAAATCCTGAACTTTGGTCATACACTGGGCCACGCTGTTGAAACTCATTTTCTGTCGCAGAGCCGAAAGCGGTTACTACACGGCGAAGCCATTGCAGTGGGTATGGTAGCGGAGGCTTTTATTGCGTACCATAAAAAGATGATCGACGAAATCCTGCTGACGCAAATCGAAGAGTATGTGTTTGCCGTATATGGAAATGCACGACTAACAGAAGGAGATGTCGAACCCATTCTGGCACTGACGCTGCAGGACAAGAAAAACCGGGGTCGGGAGGTTCGGATGTCGCTGCTCGACGGGCCCGGGAGCTGTGCGTTCGACGTGCCGGTTACGATGGCCGAAATGCGCAAGGCATTAGCGTACTATAACGGAGAAGCGTAG